One genomic segment of Plasmodium vivax chromosome 9, whole genome shotgun sequence includes these proteins:
- a CDS encoding hypothetical protein, conserved (encoded by transcript PVX_092420A) — MDAEKTVTQEKVQRRCCSLVRCSSAGGRPFGGLPNMKRKKVLSFSVGFFLLCCTLIGLGISLADSSGEAPSQESFLSTCMHVIDAITFYEDELQNYKYDDECAAYRHIGNTVLEKHNLSNYNCYAKMQKALCKLSYARVETPEGETAEEHADGKGERELREGATEENGTYVEHQREDFPTEGGADTCTRTKDLFISLLRKCTERGYGDTTAHCASLDIEKNVISDGELFCESSFERKKSVQENGGNKSVYVNGYKKGITETLHFEEHQRDDCIGMVNLFNNCSTVRRSVFAGLPLTHCAEQSEKYLCSRRLHKMEDKNYIYTCSDVVVPYLLGASNRGKTYSQMCHDVNGYANLLKNEKNEFLKKKKKIQENVKHIKLTQKLYKITEHIFQALQEEVEKCNPDLLHLFNLLKNVKIVLPKKYMLKLNEITDGMTHLEDAVRKMGYPSLDGDNVEENVLLVNEAKAAIEGFLSLQRGIVLAARQVNEYIRRETTTRGVTTSANGVTARATDSPLGDRASLLSLDELEKLQKMHKRINERVEDYADRRSHSVFQYQNSMMKDFHNDIGKLNGLIEIYTSQISLLIGKGLVA; from the coding sequence ATGGACGCGGAAAAAACAGTCACACAGGAAAAGGTGCAGCGGCGATGTTGCTCACTTGTGCGTTGTAGCTCTGCTGGTGGTCGCCCCTTTGGTGGACTCCCCAACatgaagcgcaaaaaggtGCTCAGCTTTTCCGTGggtttttttctactttgcTGTACGTTAATCGGGTTAGGGATAAGTTTGGCGGATTCCTCAGGAGAGGCCCCTTCCCAAGAGAGCTTCCTATCAACCTGCATGCACGTCATCGACGCGATAACATTCTACGAAGACGAGCTGCAGAACTACAAGTATGACGATGAGTGTGCGGCCTATCGGCACATAGGCAATACCGTTTTGGAAAAGCACAACTTGAGTAATTACAATTGCTACGCGAAGATGCAGAAAGCGTTGTGCAAGCTGAGCTACGCCAGGGTTGAGACGCCTGAGGGGGAGACCGCAGAAGAGCATGCAGATGGAAAAGGTGAAAGAGAACTCAGGGAAGGTGCCACAGAAGAAAATGGTACCTATGTGGAGCATCAAAGAGAGGATTTCCCAACAGAAGGAGGCGCAGATACGTGCACCAGAACGAAGGACCTGTTCATATCCCTGCTGAGGAAATGCACCGAAAGGGGATACGGAGACACCACGGCCCACTGCGCCTCCCTAgacatagaaaaaaatgtcatctCAGATGGGGAACTATTCTGTGAGAGTTCAttcgaaaggaaaaaaagtgtgcaggaaaatggggggaacaaaTCAGTCTACGTAAATGGTTATAAAAAGGGTATAACTGAAACACTCCATTTTGAGGAACACCAAAGGGACGACTGCATAGGTATGGTTAACCTGTTTAACAACTGCTCCACAGTTAGAAGAAGCGTCTTCGCAGGTTTACCTCTTACCCATTGTGCTGAACAAAGCGAAAAGTACCTTTGCAGTAGGAggcttcacaaaatggaggatAAAAACTATATTTACACCTGCTCAGATGTGGTAGTGCCTTATTTGTTGGGTGCAAGTAATAGGGGGAAGACGTACAGCCAGATGTGCCACGATGTAAACGGTTACGCAAATCTGttgaagaatgaaaaaaatgaatttttaaaaaaaaaaaaaaaaatacaagaaaatgtgaagcatATAAAGTTAACGCAAAAGTTGTACAAAATTACGGAACATATTTTCCAAGCGCTTCAagaggaagtggaaaaatGCAACCCAGATTTGCTTCACCTGTTTAACCTTTTGAAAAACGTAAAGATTGTTCTTCCCAAAAAGTACATGCTAAAATTGAACGAAATAACTGATGGAATGACTCACTTGGAGGACGCagtgcgcaaaatggggtaCCCCAGCTTGGACGGGGACAACGTTGAGGAAAACGTTTTGCTCGTAAATGAAGCGAAGGCTGCCATAGAGGGCTTCCTGAGCTTGCAGCGGGGCATCGTGCTCGCGGCCAGGCAGGTTAATGAGTACATCCGCAGGGAAACCACCACACGCGGTGTAACTACAAGCGCAAACGGTGTAACTGCCCGAGCTACAGATAGCCCCCTCGGCGATCGCGCCAGCCTCTTAAGCTTGGACGAGCTGGAGAAGCTGCAGAAAATGCATAAGCGCATTAACGAGAGAGTTGAAGACTATGCCGACAGACGCAGCCACTCCGTTTTCCAGTACCAAAATTCCATGATGAAAGATTTCCATAACGATATTGGGAAGCTAAATGGATTAATTGAAATTTACACTTCGCAAATTTCTTTGCTAATTGGTAAGGGGTTAGTTGCATGA
- a CDS encoding hypothetical protein, conserved (encoded by transcript PVX_092425A), which yields MKLKFLFALFKIIALENMFHITQDVVTVSTKCSERGHTLPNQSYRVAQRTKYDHLHFWGSSNTLLGKKNDQSLLQLRIRNRRRRNDEEEEEDDQGEQENGQEEEENGQGNDDEDDDTSTHSNSSGSNNAHNGHYGNKKGSNKIKKNSNHHYLRNLNAHNHNGNNNGSDENPKGSGDGHNHHRAKNHKHNKENAQGGMSNGAGGNASSSANGNNNVNVNSNMNGGNNINGNSNMNGNNMNGGNNVNGNNNMNGNNVNGNNVNGNNNVNGNNNVNGNNVNGNNVNGGNNVNGGNNVNGGNNVNGNNNMNGNNVNGNNVNGNNNVNGNNNVNGNNVNGNNVNGGNNVNGGNNVNGGNNVNGNNNMNGNNNVNGNNNVNGNNNVNGNNNVNGNNNVNGNSNVNGNSNMNGVNNPNGNNPNGNSPNGNNPNGNNPNGSSNLSTAATAALGAASVPAAAGSGNSTNAPNANTNAYQSGTTGAAMSSPPAEGNAVQVFSKLVDNNDKFNTSEIICSSINCAPLTNDANEKVPLTDCTNVTYCGGCPILATSRDQCSNMKSFNPENILISSGFVDSANLYSQNSLVGVPFLWDKALFDFSKCVPDVNKFVQASKGLPNADKTEAYKHLFRLANFHIYGTKLAEDNNANGLNVSVRINNVNSDSLKPNEQFPNGNNSLPTCPLNVANFKTFNIHQTQSFAFYQRLFIPESSNLLDSRNLSVDITNDQGYHLGNYFFYAKIECPRTDPAIENWLKLQATPQTNVLQSVQNSSGAQNNNGVQNNNGAQNNNGVQVNPPGNVQLPKSTNSQGASKQRGGSHKSASSPLLLLLPIIMYFVLVN from the exons ATGAAACTGAAGTTTCTTTTCGCCCTGTTCAAAATAATTGCCCTCGAAAACATGTTCCATATCACGCAAGACGTCGTAACTGTATCTACCAAGTGCAGCGAAAGGGGCCATACTTTACCCAACCAAAGCTACCGCGTGGCACAGCGAACTAAGTACGATCATTTGCACTTCTGGGGATCCTCCAACACTCTgctcggaaaaaaaaatgaccagtCGCTTTTACAATTGCGCATACGAAATCGAAGACGCagaaatgatgaagaggaagaggaggatgatCAGGGGGAGCAGGAAAACGgacaggaggaggaggaaaatggACAGGGGAACGACGACGAAGATGATGATACATCCACGCATTCAAATTCTTCCGGATCGAACAATGCCCATAATGGTCATTatggaaacaaaaaggggagtaataaaataaaaaaaaattcaaaccATCATTATTTACGAAATTTAAATGCGCACAACCACAATGGTAATAACAACGGATCGGACGAAAATCCCAAAGGTAGTGGCGACGGGCACAACCACCACAGAGCGAAGAACCATAAGcataataaagaaaacgcGCAAGGTGGAATGTCTAACGGTGCGGGCGGAAACGCATCTAGCAGCGCCAATGGGAATAACAACGTGAATGTGAATAGCAACATGAATGGGGGAAACAACATCAATGGGAATAGCAACATGAATGGGAATAACATGAATGGGGGAAACAATGTGAATGGGAATAACAACATGAACGGGAATAACGTGAATGGGAATAATGTGAATGGGAATAACAATGTGAATGGGAATAACAATGTAAATGGGAATAACGTGAATGGGAATAATGTGAATGGAGGAAACAACGTGAATGGGGGAAACAATGTGAATGGGGGAAACAATGTGAATGGGAATAACAACATGAACGGGAATAACGTGAATGGGAATAATGTGAATGGGAATAACAATGTGAATGGGAATAACAATGTAAATGGGAATAACGTGAATGGGAATAATGTGAATGGAGGAAACAACGTGAATGGGGGAAACAATGTGAATGGGGGAAACAATGTGAATGGGAATAACAACATGAACGGGAATAACAATGTAAATGGGAATAACAATGTAAATGGGAATAACAATGTAAATGGGAATAACAATGTAAATGGGAATAACAATGTAAATGGGAATAGCAACGTGAATGGGAATAGCAACATGAACGGGGTTAACAACCCCAATGGAAACAACCCTAATGGAAACAGCCCCAATGGAAACAACCCTAATGGAAATAACCCCAATGGCAGCAGCAACTTGAGCACAGCCGCGACTGCCGCCCTTGGAGCCGCCTCCGTCCCCGCAGCTGCGGGCAGTGGCAATAGCACAAATGCACCGAATGCAAACACAAACGCGTATCAAAGCGGCACAACGGGAGCGGCCATGTCCAgcccccccgcagagggAAACGCTGTACAGGTCTTTTCAAAATTAGTGGACAATAACGATAAATTTAACACCAGCGAAATTATATGCAGTTCGATCAACTGCGCTCCCCTAACGAACGACGCCAACGAGAAGGTGCCCCTGACCG ACTGCACAAATGTAACGTATTGCGGCGGGTGTCCCATTTTGGCAACGTCAAGAGACCAGTGCAGCAACATGAAAAGTTTTAACCCAGAAAATATCCTCATATCATCAGGTTTCGTCGACTCTGCAAat ctgtATAGCCAAAACAGCTTGGTAGGTGTGCCGTTTCTGTGGGACAAGGCGTTGTTCGACTTCTCCAAGTGCGTCCCTGACGTGAATAAATTCGTGCAGGCATCCAAGGGACTGCCCAATGCAG ATAAAACAGAGGCGTACAAGCACCTGTTCAGGCTGGCCAACTTTCACATTTACGGAACGAAGCTCGCAGAGGATAATAACGCGAACGGGTTGAACGTATCCGTTAGGATAAACAACGTCAACTCTGATTCGTTAAAACCAAATGAGCAATTCCCGAATGGAAACAATTCCCTTCCCACGTGCCCTTTGAATGTAGCTAATTTCAAAACATTTAACATTCACCAGACGCAGTCCTTCGCCTTTTACCA GCGCCTATTTATCCCAGAAAGCAGCAACCTGCTGGACAGCCGAAACCTGAGTGTCGACATAACCAACGACCAGGGGTACCACCTGGGGAACTACTTTTTTTACGCCAAAATTGAATGCCCCAGGACGGATCCAGCTATAGAAAACTGGCTAAAGCTTCAAGCGACGCCACAAACGAATGTGTTACAGAGTGTGCAGAACAGCAGCGGGGCGCAGAACAACAACGGGGTACAGAACAATAACGGGGCGCAGAACAATAACGGGGTGCAGGTGAACCCCCCTGGGAATGTGCAACTACCCAAGAGTACTAATTCGCAAGGCGCTTCTAAACAGAGGGGGGGTTCGCACAAGAGCGCCTCGAgcccgcttctccttttgctACCAATAATTATGTACTTCGTTTTGGTGAATTAG
- a CDS encoding hypothetical protein, conserved (encoded by transcript PVX_092430A), translated as MERLNGIVKQVVSADTYVLAGAKKGGVAQERQVSLACIQCPRLFMKSQNVEKSEEAFAWESREFIRKMIIGKNVSFVVEYVYNNRTYCSVFYEEQNLSVLLLERGYANLVSNKNVKTNVYADLESYYVEAKEKKLGIFGSNVNSYVRNIVYSYNDKNQNKKIFELFSNRKLQCVVEHVRDGSNFRVYAEVEASDKREVGISTPGGTSTSLQNGTVGESLSGGKGKKKKKGASGKKNPKNKDGAEDSDGDDVAKATAGGYKTMYYFSFTLCGIIVDMFKKEVVNNVENVKEEQYAMETKKFVEARLLNRDIEIVIKHIDNNCNLYANVFYKLGNICTLLLKNGYAYINDYTIKYVENAIDYKRALDEAIQQRKKKWVNYTEKKVDYEKEYLATVIEVLYGDVIIVDYHNEERRLYMASIKCEKHSTDLALNTLCLSAKDYLKSQITGEVVKIVTEYVRTPQSNSEGYIPQCSDDKGRMHFVSVYKMENKKKKESAKGGAALPSSKWGGEGDEKKKKKKNAKKGGATTTGESNSVGKKKGIQMNGHAGTHAETHAGDENGEEDDQTVTNMNEQLVARGLAKVMNHRQEDEKASNYFKLQELEKEAEEKKVGRFNPHLDIIKINNISGSENSLRARSFENVLNKYNNLNASVDYIYGANKFKLHIPSQNLLINFILLGISVQKINLKEIGSMNTSAVQVKKLSAGGGEYDGEDAHNLVNGDGKPNRKEKLELKEIAIQAYKYTRKMLMQRNVQITILTCDKGGNFIGILRHQNKDFGVHLLSLGYGMLNEIGLSNTNERNNYVKAVEEAKKEKRNIWAIEKIDANEDDADNVLLNGQKNLSQFDNIYYCSYVEDINNISIQLKSKQEQLKKLQDELNKPANLESSSQYVLSEIKKNTLVIAKYIDKCYYRAVILQINKAKKKALVKYIDFGNEDELNFEDIRKLSDGLSLKSYPPFSIRVSLAGVKIPAENKSDLIIYVKKFLLDKFLYVKFEKKERNGAYYHVVFYDYEQFTTNKNVKSVNEDIVSSGICYVDNRSDTKIFEKLKKEEVVAKKAKLVIWAYGDIDYDDES; from the exons ATGGAAAGACTGAACGGGATTGTAAAGCAGGTCGTGTCAGCAGATACCTACGTTTTGGCGGGCGCCAAGAAGG GCGGCGTTGCGCAGGAAAGACAAGTGAGCCTGGCGTGCATCCAGTGCCCAAGGCTGTTCATGAAAAgccaaaatgtggaaaagAGTGAAGAGGCATTCGCCTGGGAAAGCAGAGAATTCATTCGAAAAATGATCATCGGGAAGAATGTGAGCTTCGTAGTGGAATACGTCTACAACAACAGAACGTATTGCAGCGTATTTTACGAGGAGCAGAACTTATCGGTGCTGCTACTCGAGAGGGGTTATGCCAATCTAGTGTCGAACAAGAATGTGAAAACGAATGTGTATGCCGATTTGGAGAGTTACTACGTGGAAgcgaaggaaaagaagctgGGCATATTTGGTAGCAACGTTAACTCCTATGTGAGGAACATTGTGTATTCCTATAATGACAAAAATCAGAACAAGAAAATTTTTGAGCTGTTTTCAAACAGAAAATTGCAGTGCGTCGTTGAGCACGTGAGGGATGGATCTAACTTTCGCGTCTACGCGGAGGTGGAGGCGAGTGACAAGCGGGAAGTAGGCATTAGCACCCCGGGGGGCACTTCCACATCACTGCAGAACGGAACGGTTGGGGAAAGCCTCAGcgggggaaaggggaagaagaagaaaaaaggcgcGAGTGGGAAAAAGAACCCCAAAAATAAAGACGGAGCGGAGGACAGCGATGGTGACGATGTGGCCAAGGCAACAGCAGGGGGGTACAAAACGATGTACTATTTCTCCTTCACCCTTTGCGGCATCATAGTTGATATGttcaaaaaggaagtagTCAATAATGtggaaaatgtgaaggaaGAGCAGTACGCCATGGAGACGAAGAAATTTGTTGAGGCCAGGCTGCTAAACAGAGACATAGAAATAGTTATTAAACATATAGATAATAATTGCAACTTATATGCCAATGTGTTTTACAAGCTAGGAAATATATGCACCCTCCTGCTGAAGAATGGCTACGCCTATATTAATGACTACACCATTAAGTATGTGGAAAATGCTATCGATTATAAGAGGGCCTTGGATGAAGCCATAcagcagaggaagaagaagtgggTCAATTACACGGAGAAAAAAGTGGACTACGAAAAGGAGTACCTTGCCACCGTTATTGAGGTTCTCTACGGAGATGTGATCATCGTAGATTATCATAATGAGGAGAGGAGACTGTACATGGCGTCCATCAAGTGTGAAAAGCACAGCACCGATTTGGCTCTAAATACTCTATGCCTATCAGCGAAGGACTATTTGAAGAGCCAAATTACCGGAGAAGTTGTAAAAATCGTTACGGAGTATGTTAGGACCCCACAGAGCAATAGCGAGGGGTACATCCCGCAGTGCTCCGATGACAAGGGAAGGATGCATTTTGTCAGCGTGTACAAAATGGagaataagaagaagaaggagagcgcgaaggggggggcagctCTCCCTAGCAGTAAGTGGGGCGGCGAGGgggatgagaaaaaaaaaaaaaaaaaaaacgcaaagaaGGGGGGTGCTACTACCACGGGGGAGAGCAACAGTGTGGGAAAGAAGAAGGGCATACAGATGAATGGCCACGCGGGGACCCACGCGGAGACTCACGCGGGGGATGAGAACGGCGAGGAAGACGACCAAACGGTGACCAACATGAACGAACAACTCGTGGCCAGGGGGCTAGCCAAAGTGATGAACCACAGACAGGAAGACGAAAAGGCGAGCAACTATTTCAAACTACAAGAGTTAGAAAAGGAGgcagaggagaagaaggtaGGAAGATTCAACCCCCACTTGGACATtatcaaaattaataatatcaGTGGAAGCGAAAACTCCTTGAGGGCCAGATCGTTTGAGAATGTCCTTAACAAGTACAACAATTTAAACGCAAGTGTAGATTACATTTACGGAGCAAATAAGTTCAAGCTGCACATCCCCTCGCAGAATTTGCTAATCAATTTTATCCTGCTGGGTATCTCCGTGCAGAAAATTAACTTGAAAGAAATTGGCAGCATGAACACGTCAGCTGTGCAAGTGAAGAAGTTgagcgcaggggggggggagtatGACGGGGAAGATGCCCACAATCTGGTGAACGGAGATGGCAAGCCCAacaggaaagaaaaactaGAGCTGAAGGAAATCGCCATCCAGGCGTACAAATACACCAGGAAAATGCTCATGCAGAGGAATGTACAAATAACCATCCTAACGTGCGACAAGGGAGGCAACTTCATAGGAATTTTGCGGCACCAAAATAAAGACTTTGGGGTGCACCTACTCAGCTTGGGATACGGAATGCTAAACGAAATAGGACTTAGCAACACCAATGAAAGGAACAATTACGTGAAAGCCGTTGAGGAGgccaagaaggaaaagagaaacatCTGGGccattgaaaaaattgatgcaAATGAAGACGACGCAGATAACGTCCTCCTCAACGGACAAAAGAATTTGTCCCAATTTGATAACATCTACTACTGCTCCTACGTGGAAGATATAAACAATATTTCCATTCAGCTGAAGAGCAAACAGGAGCAgctgaaaaaattgcaagaTGAGCTGAACAAGCCAGCCAACTTAGAATCTTCCTCCCAGTATGTGCTCTCcgaaattaagaaaaacaCCCTAGTCATTGCCAAGTACATAGATAAGTGCTACTACCGAGCTGTCATCCTGCAGATAAATAAGGCAAAGAAGAAGGCCCTCGTTAAGTACATCGATTTTGGTAATGAGGATGAGTTAAATTTTGAAGACATTCGAAAGTTGAGTGACGGGTTAAGCCTAAAAAGCTACCCGCCATTCAGCATAAGGGTATCCCTTGCTGGGGTTAAAATTCCCGCCGAAAATAAAAGCGATTTGATTATCTATGTGAAGAAATTTTTGCTGGATAAATTTTTGTAcgtcaaatttgaaaagaaggaaaggaaCGGCGCCTACTACCACGTGGTTTTCTACGACTATGAGCAGTTCACCACGAACAAGAATGTGAAGAGCGTGAATGAGGACATCGTCTCCAGCGGCATTTGCTACGTGGACAACCGCAGTGACACCAAGATCTTTGAGAAGCtcaagaaggaggaggtcGTGGCGAAGAAGGCCAAGCTCGTCATCTGGGCCTACGGGGACATCGACTACGACGACGAGAGTTGA
- a CDS encoding hypothetical protein, conserved (encoded by transcript PVX_092435A), whose translation MSDAQSNGEEVCTLDEIKSHFESKKYEEVLNLTKKIYSSEECDEYALRARYYCLIERGEFAKLVHEIMHMLVRGAAGGGSGEAAGSNNGKSSFKELFQGSYESIKRKNVLFELFYCMYKLKKLKKLNGCLKYMSEKEENAPHFLDVLLAEVNFRLHHFEASIGWYENLIESQNAKQAVAASINVNSGYFSLYFRLLYEYNFLRSVNSRVSSDKAKQKDIDEVKNQIVTNTDGFKFEEERDSFEQIFNYATFFIVEKNYTEAVKFLDLADAICRSSFTGGSASDSGAADGAEEVDHQGADHVDEEDDEGGEDAEEDENNRGDHSHRAKKRSSDHSARASLSREDVLTNKRTLVQLQRAYVYSKSNRLKDAIAIYENVLHSYAESGESAGGLIPLVAYNNYLALRHNCEGQSARHVKPRGKSAPGATPSGMPQSVMPPSGPLPSGQPPTFSLSQDKLNKIKSDLRMSKRGSHNDASQFMQSVALFNECVCSLRNDQKDEFKSKLSTFSTRFGNSILLDKLIALFLKSENAHIKCKHHLLKNIHLMYSHQNKIKFLNAYLFLCYEKKSFAEIVKMYWKYEYVFKMDVHHYRTFFSNLFYVYICARYGGESRPLMGKNSTPGTSPCTKGTDADGDSAVVPRNLPLVIDLFNKYKQAIKTDLKVVNYETVFLVSKYLLHHGKAELLTDLFDHLSKQVKNDFHFFSCFTYIYTYIDMELTYKYEDKLKKAVLTETYLIDVEDLESKNFALDFTSIGTTTATTPGGANIHGGSPSTGPIDRNKKKRKRSKKAKNKKDGAGTHAGYDPEKWLPKHEKTGFKKSKKKKQKTSEAPPKPKVVVVEEPKSAPAGSSKLQGLKKRRKK comes from the coding sequence ATGAGCGATGCCCAATCGAACGGCGAGGAAGTTTGCACCCTGGATGAAATAAAGTCCCATTTTGAATCGAAGAAATATGAAGAGGTGCTTAACTTAACGAAGAAGATTTACTCTAGTGAGGAGTGCGATGAGTACGCGCTGAGGGCGAGGTACTATTGCCTGATTGAGAGGGGGGAGTTCGCCAAGTTGGTGCACGAAATTATGCACATGTTGGTGAGAGGCGCTGCGGGGGGTGGCAGCGGTGAGGCCGCCGGAAGTAACAACGGAAAAAGCTCATTTAAGGAGCTCTTCCAAGGAAGCTATGAAAGCATTAAGCGGAAAAACGTTCTGTTTGAGCTCTTCTACTGCATGTACAAACTGAAGAAGCTAAAAAAACTGAACGGCTGTTTGAAATACATGTccgagaaggaagaaaacgccccccattttttggatGTGCTCCTGGCAGAGGTAAATTTCAGACTGCACCATTTCGAAGCATCCATTGGTTGGTACGAAAATTTGATAGAGTCCCAGAATGCCAAGCAGGCAGTGGCGGCCTCCATTAACGTCAACAGCGGATACTTCTCCCTGTACTTTAGACTCCTATAtgagtataattttttgcggAGCGTTAACTCGAGGGTTAGTTCGGATAAGGCGAAACAGAAAGACATTGATGAGGTGAAAAATCAAATCGTCACGAACACAGATGGttttaaatttgaagaggAAAGGGATAGCTTCGAGCAGATATTTAATTATGCCACGTTTTTTATTGTTGAGAAAAATTACACCGAGGCGGTGAAGTTCCTGGATTTGGCAGATGCCATTTGTAGGAGCTCCTTTACCGGGGGAAGCGCCTCCGATTCGGGCGCGGCTGATGGGGCGGAGGAGGTGGACCACCAAGGGGCGGACCACGTggatgaagaggatgatGAAGGGGGTGAGGATGCGGAAGAGGATGAGAATAACCGAGGAGACCACTCACATCGAGCGAAAAAACGCTCGAGTGATCACAGCGCGAGGGCTTCCCTCTCTAGGGAGGACGTGCTGACGAACAAACGGACGCTCGTCCAGTTGCAGAGAGCCTACGTGTACTCCAAGTCGAACCGCCTCAAGGACGCCATAGCGATATATGAAAATGTCCTGCACAGCTACGCGGAAAGCGGCGAAAGTGCCGGCGGCCTCATCCCCCTGGTGGCGTACAACAACTACCTTGCACTGAGGCATAACTGTGAAGGTCAAAGTGCTCGCCATGTGAAGCCCAGGGGGAAGAGCGCGCCGGGGGCGACACCATCTGGGATGCCCCAATCTGTGATGCCCCCATCTGGGCCGCTCCCATCTGGACAGCCCCCCACGTTCTCCCTCAGCCAAGACAAGCTGAACAAAATCAAAAGCGACCTACGGATGAGCAAACGGGGGTCCCACAACGACGCGAGTCAATTTATGCAATCAGTAGCTCTCTTCAACGAGTGTGTGTGCAGCCTGAGGAACGACCAGAAGGACGAATTCAAATCTAAGTTGAGCACTTTTTCAACGCGCTTTGGAAATTCGATTCTGCTAGATAAGTTAATAgctctctttttaaaaagcgaaAACGCACACATCAAATGTAAGCACCACCTGTTGAAGAACATCCATTTGATGTACTCTCAtcaaaacaaaataaaatttctcaACGCGTATCTGTTTCTttgttatgaaaaaaaaagttttgcagaaattgtaaaaatgtattggAAATATGAATACGTGTTTAAGATGGACGTCCATCACTAtcgcacttttttttccaatctgttttatgtgtatatatgtgcccGCTATGGAGGGGAGTCGCGCCCCCTGATGGGGAAGAACAGTACCCCCGGCACGAGCCCATGTACCAAGGGTACAGATGCAGATGGCGACAGCGCAGTCGTGCCGCGAAACCTCCCCCTCGTGATCGACCTCTTCAACAAGTACAAACAAGCCATCAAAACGGATTTAAAAGTTGTGAATTATGAGACGGTCTTTCTAGTAAGCAAATATTTGCTGCACCATGGGAAGGCAGAGCTGCTCACGGACCTCTTCGACCATTTGTCTAAGCAAGTCAAAAATgactttcactttttttcctgcttcacttatatatatacgtacattgACATGGAGCTTACGTACAAATATGAGgacaaattgaagaaggcTGTTCTTACGGAGACGTACCTTATCGATGTAGAGGACCTTGAGAGTAAAAATTTCGCTCTGGACTTCACCTCCATCGGTACTACTACTGCTACTACCCCTGGTGGTGCAAACATCCATGGCGGTTCGCCCTCCACGGGGCCTATCGATaggaacaaaaagaaacgaaagaGATCAAAGAAGGcgaagaataaaaaggatgGGGCGGGTACCCACGCTGGTTACGACCCAGAGAAGTGGCTGCCGAAGCATGAAAAGACCGGGTTCAAGAAGtccaagaagaagaagcagaaaacgTCGGAGGCCCCCCCCAAGCCGAAGGTCGTCGTCGTGGAGGAGCCCAAGAGCGCCCCCGCCGGCTCCTCCAAGCTGCAGGGGTTGAAGAAGCGCCGCAAGAAGTGA